The Nisaea sediminum genome window below encodes:
- a CDS encoding ABC transporter substrate-binding protein, whose product MIGWTRRSLLALVAMALPLAGAPTLASAEKVLRVIPHADLKNLDPIWTTAYITRNHAYLIYDTLFAMDENFKPQPQMVDTWETSSDGKVWTFKLRDGLKFHDGAAVTSTDVIASLKRWGARDGMGQKLMEQMDEMVAVDDKTFQFKLKSAYGLVLESIGKISSNVPFIMPARIAATDPFEQISEHIGSGPFKFEADQWVPGSTVVYTKFDGYVPRKEAPSAASGGKIAKVDKVIWTYFPDQTTAMNALIAGEIDYFEQPSTDLMPLLSAAEGVTVEVNDPLGNIGFARFNHLLPPFDKVEIRQAALMAMKQEDYLAGAIGDPQFWKTCYSVYPCGTPLASEVAADSIKTGDTEKAAAALKAAGYDGTPVVIMHPTDIPVLSAFTLITGEKLRKAGFNVDMQAMDWSTLTSRRAKRDPVSEGGWNIFHTWWIGADVIDPMAIAFSGDPAKGWFGWPTDEELEKARAAFANATSQEAKIAAGHKVQERLWKIGASGQLGQFFVPVAYRNNVKGLIKSPVQFFWNLSVD is encoded by the coding sequence ATGATTGGTTGGACTCGACGCAGCCTTCTGGCTCTCGTCGCCATGGCCCTGCCATTGGCAGGCGCGCCGACGTTGGCAAGCGCTGAAAAAGTACTGCGGGTCATCCCGCACGCGGACCTCAAGAACCTCGATCCGATCTGGACGACGGCCTACATCACCCGCAACCATGCCTATCTCATCTATGACACGCTCTTTGCGATGGATGAGAACTTCAAACCGCAGCCGCAGATGGTCGACACCTGGGAGACCTCCTCGGACGGCAAGGTCTGGACCTTCAAGCTCCGCGACGGCCTCAAGTTCCACGATGGCGCAGCGGTGACCTCGACCGACGTGATTGCTTCCCTCAAGCGCTGGGGGGCACGCGACGGCATGGGCCAGAAGCTCATGGAGCAGATGGACGAGATGGTCGCGGTCGACGACAAGACCTTCCAGTTCAAGCTGAAGAGCGCCTACGGCCTTGTTCTGGAGTCGATCGGCAAGATCTCCTCCAACGTGCCGTTCATCATGCCGGCGCGCATCGCGGCGACCGACCCGTTCGAGCAGATCTCCGAGCATATCGGCTCCGGCCCGTTCAAGTTCGAGGCGGATCAGTGGGTCCCGGGCTCGACCGTGGTCTACACCAAGTTCGACGGTTACGTGCCGCGCAAGGAAGCGCCGTCCGCGGCCTCAGGCGGCAAGATCGCCAAGGTCGACAAGGTGATCTGGACCTACTTCCCGGACCAGACCACGGCGATGAACGCGCTGATCGCGGGCGAGATCGATTACTTCGAACAGCCCTCGACCGACCTGATGCCGCTGCTTTCCGCGGCGGAAGGCGTGACCGTCGAGGTCAATGACCCGCTCGGCAATATCGGCTTCGCGCGTTTCAACCACCTGTTGCCGCCGTTCGACAAGGTCGAGATCCGGCAGGCCGCGCTCATGGCCATGAAGCAGGAAGACTATCTGGCGGGCGCGATCGGCGATCCGCAGTTCTGGAAGACCTGCTACTCGGTTTATCCGTGCGGCACGCCGCTCGCCTCCGAGGTCGCTGCCGACAGCATCAAGACGGGCGATACCGAGAAGGCTGCCGCTGCGCTCAAGGCCGCGGGCTATGACGGCACGCCGGTCGTGATCATGCATCCGACCGACATCCCCGTGCTTTCCGCCTTCACCCTGATCACCGGCGAAAAGCTGCGCAAGGCCGGCTTCAACGTCGACATGCAGGCGATGGACTGGTCCACGCTGACCTCCCGCCGGGCCAAGCGCGACCCGGTGTCCGAGGGCGGCTGGAATATCTTCCACACCTGGTGGATCGGAGCCGACGTGATCGACCCCATGGCGATTGCCTTCTCCGGCGATCCGGCCAAGGGCTGGTTCGGCTGGCCGACCGACGAGGAGCTGGAAAAGGCGCGCGCCGCCTTCGCCAATGCCACGAGTCAGGAAGCGAAGATCGCCGCCGGCCACAAGGTGCAGGAGCGCCTCTGGAAGATCGGTGCGTCCGGTCAGCTCGGTCAGTTCTTCGTTCCGGTTGCCTACCGGAACAACGTGAAGGGCCTGATCAAGTCGCCGGTTCAGTTCTTCTGGAACCTGTCGGTCGACTGA